A single genomic interval of Streptomyces graminofaciens harbors:
- a CDS encoding SgcJ/EcaC family oxidoreductase, which translates to MTRKNRIRAAIVTATALATVGTVTAGVSMAGAEHHAPKKPKKASEKQIAALFDGWNKSLRTGDAKKVADRYAKDAVLLPTVSNKVRTDRAGIVDYFEHFLANKPVGKKIETHINILDSNSALDAGVYEFTLTDPKTGKKRVVEARYTYEYEKRNGVWKIVNHHSSAMPEG; encoded by the coding sequence ATGACCCGCAAGAACCGCATACGCGCCGCCATCGTCACTGCCACCGCCCTCGCCACCGTCGGTACCGTCACCGCCGGCGTCAGCATGGCCGGAGCCGAGCACCACGCGCCGAAGAAGCCGAAGAAGGCTTCCGAGAAGCAGATCGCCGCGCTGTTCGACGGCTGGAACAAGTCCCTGCGGACCGGCGACGCCAAGAAGGTCGCCGACCGGTACGCCAAGGACGCGGTGCTCCTCCCGACCGTTTCGAACAAGGTCCGCACCGACCGCGCCGGGATCGTCGACTACTTCGAGCACTTCCTCGCCAACAAGCCGGTCGGCAAGAAGATCGAGACCCACATCAACATCCTCGACAGCAACTCAGCCCTCGACGCCGGTGTGTACGAGTTCACACTCACCGACCCGAAGACGGGCAAGAAGCGCGTCGTCGAGGCCCGCTACACCTACGAGTACGAGAAGCGGAACGGCGTGTGGAAGATCGTCAACCACCACTCCTCCGCGATGCCCGAGGGCTGA
- a CDS encoding nuclear transport factor 2 family protein, which produces MTPVTDLRKTVESFWAAAEARDWAAFAKTLADDVVYTLPQTRERIRGKETYVRFNREYPGDWHARIERIVAEPGQVVSWVRVTVGPEETHAVSFFTGDERGLISGVVDFWPEPYEPPAGREHLVERY; this is translated from the coding sequence ATGACACCGGTAACGGATCTACGCAAGACCGTCGAGAGCTTCTGGGCCGCGGCCGAGGCACGTGACTGGGCCGCGTTCGCCAAGACACTGGCCGACGACGTCGTCTACACACTGCCGCAGACACGCGAACGCATCCGCGGCAAGGAGACGTACGTCCGGTTCAACCGGGAGTATCCGGGCGACTGGCATGCCCGGATCGAGCGGATCGTCGCGGAGCCGGGGCAGGTCGTCTCCTGGGTGCGTGTCACGGTCGGGCCGGAGGAGACGCACGCCGTCTCCTTCTTCACGGGTGACGAGCGCGGCCTGATATCAGGCGTCGTCGACTTCTGGCCCGAGCCGTACGAGCCGCCCGCCGGCCGGGAGCACCTCGTCGAGAGGTACTGA
- a CDS encoding M56 family metallopeptidase gives MAVLLFLLIAVALTAAVLGPRALLRAAWSEREPVVALWAWQCLVATALLSCLAALVLGAAAVFETVRTHAFAPAPPAVTAAYDLTAAPRWTAVLTLLLACGAAWSGAMLVRELVEAGRRRHLRRAHLRERAPDLPAGLPQPKGPLLVLEDEYPDAWLMHGTPPQLVVTTGALAKLSDRQLDAVLAHELGHARARHDWLLHLSTALATGFPRIPLFAHFADQTHRLVELAADDTASRRCGHLTTALALIELNQHRGVLTCANTRRLLGDRVERLLEPPPRLDRVRRTATTAAAGLLALVPLLIAFAPALGTL, from the coding sequence GTGGCCGTCCTCCTGTTCCTGCTCATCGCCGTGGCCCTGACCGCCGCCGTGCTGGGCCCCCGCGCCCTGCTGAGGGCGGCCTGGTCGGAACGGGAACCGGTGGTGGCGCTCTGGGCATGGCAGTGCCTGGTGGCCACGGCGTTGCTGAGCTGCCTGGCCGCCCTGGTCCTGGGCGCGGCGGCGGTCTTCGAGACGGTCCGCACGCACGCCTTCGCTCCCGCGCCCCCGGCCGTCACCGCGGCGTACGACCTGACGGCCGCGCCGCGCTGGACGGCCGTACTGACCCTGCTGCTGGCCTGCGGGGCGGCGTGGAGTGGCGCGATGCTGGTCAGGGAGCTGGTCGAGGCCGGCCGCCGACGCCACCTGCGCCGGGCGCACCTGCGTGAGCGGGCCCCCGACCTCCCGGCGGGCCTGCCGCAGCCGAAGGGCCCGTTGCTGGTCCTGGAGGACGAGTACCCCGACGCCTGGTTGATGCACGGCACGCCACCCCAACTGGTCGTGACGACAGGCGCGTTGGCCAAACTGAGCGACCGTCAGCTGGACGCGGTACTGGCCCATGAACTCGGCCACGCCCGCGCCCGCCACGACTGGCTCCTCCACCTCTCCACGGCCCTAGCCACGGGTTTCCCCCGCATCCCCCTCTTCGCCCACTTCGCCGACCAGACCCACCGCCTGGTCGAACTGGCAGCCGACGACACGGCGTCCCGCCGCTGCGGCCACCTCACGACGGCCCTGGCCCTGATCGAGCTGAACCAACACCGAGGCGTCCTGACCTGCGCGAACACCCGCCGCCTCCTGGGCGACCGAGTGGAACGCCTGCTGGAGCCCCCGCCCCGCCTGGACCGAGTCCGCCGCACGGCAACGACAGCTGCCGCAGGCCTCCTGGCCCTCGTCCCCCTCCTCATCGCGTTCGCACCGGCGCTGGGGACGCTGTGA
- a CDS encoding aspartate kinase: MGLVVQKYGGSSVADAEGIKRVAKRIVEAKKNGHQVVVVVSAMGDTTDELIDLAEQVSPIPAGREFDMLLTAGERISMALLAMAIKNLGHEAQSFTGSQAGVITDSVHNKARIIDVTPGRIRTALDEGNIAIVAGFQGVSADSKDITTLGRGGSDTTAVALAAALDAEVCEIYTDVDGVFTADPRVVKKAKKIDWISSEDMLELASSGSKVLLHRCVEYARRYNIPIHVRSSFSGLPGTWVSNEKPESQGDHKVEHAIISGVAHDVSEAKVTVVGVPDKPGEAAAIFRAIADAEVNIDMVVQNVSAVTTGLTDISFTLPKTEGRKAIEALEKNKGAIGFDSLRYDDQIGKISLVGAGMKTNPGVTASFFEALSDAGVNIELISTSEIRISVVTRADDVPNAVRAVHTAFGLDSDSDEAVVYGGTGR; encoded by the coding sequence GTGGGCCTTGTCGTGCAGAAGTACGGAGGTTCCTCCGTAGCCGATGCCGAGGGCATCAAGCGCGTCGCCAAGCGAATCGTGGAAGCGAAGAAGAACGGCCACCAGGTGGTCGTCGTCGTTTCCGCGATGGGCGACACGACGGACGAGCTGATCGATCTCGCCGAGCAGGTATCGCCGATTCCTGCCGGACGCGAGTTCGACATGCTGCTGACCGCCGGAGAGCGGATCTCCATGGCACTGCTGGCCATGGCGATCAAAAACCTGGGCCACGAGGCCCAGTCGTTCACCGGCAGCCAGGCAGGCGTCATCACCGACTCGGTCCACAACAAAGCCCGGATCATCGACGTCACGCCCGGTCGGATCCGTACGGCGCTGGACGAGGGCAACATCGCGATCGTCGCCGGGTTCCAGGGCGTCAGCGCGGACAGCAAGGACATCACGACCCTCGGTCGTGGCGGGTCGGACACGACCGCCGTCGCGCTGGCCGCCGCGCTCGACGCCGAGGTCTGTGAGATCTACACCGACGTCGACGGCGTCTTCACCGCCGACCCGCGGGTCGTGAAGAAGGCGAAGAAGATCGACTGGATCTCTTCCGAGGACATGCTCGAACTGGCCTCGTCCGGTTCGAAGGTGCTGCTCCACCGCTGTGTGGAGTACGCCCGCCGCTACAACATCCCGATCCACGTCCGCTCGTCCTTCTCCGGACTGCCGGGCACCTGGGTCAGCAACGAGAAGCCAGAGTCGCAAGGGGACCACAAGGTGGAGCACGCCATCATCTCCGGAGTCGCCCACGACGTCTCCGAGGCCAAGGTCACGGTCGTCGGCGTCCCGGACAAGCCGGGCGAGGCCGCCGCGATCTTCCGCGCCATCGCGGACGCCGAGGTCAACATCGACATGGTGGTGCAGAACGTCTCCGCCGTGACGACCGGTCTGACGGACATCTCCTTCACCCTCCCCAAGACCGAGGGCCGCAAGGCCATCGAGGCCCTGGAGAAGAACAAGGGCGCCATCGGCTTCGACTCGCTGCGCTACGACGACCAGATCGGCAAGATCTCCCTGGTCGGCGCCGGGATGAAGACCAACCCGGGAGTCACCGCCTCCTTCTTCGAGGCGCTCTCCGACGCGGGCGTGAACATCGAGCTGATCTCGACCTCCGAGATCCGCATCTCGGTCGTCACCCGCGCCGACGACGTCCCGAACGCCGTGCGTGCCGTGCACACGGCGTTCGGTCTCGACTCCGACAGCGACGAGGCCGTGGTCTACGGAGGCACCGGCCGATGA
- a CDS encoding response regulator transcription factor, protein MRVLLVEDDEPVAESLRRGLLRYGFEVEWVSTGGAALSYEEPYDVVLLDLGLPDTDGLDVCKSLRDRSAVPIIVISARSDETDRVVGLELGADDYVSKPFGVREVIARIRAVMRRVQPRAADAPPAGPDRYGDRLTVDRKAARVHLDGTEVALAPKEYDLLAFLTEEPGALMSREQIMEAVWDANWFGPTKTLDVHVAALRRKLAGAITIEAVRGVGFRLIVNESAGAGGAGSEGSGAS, encoded by the coding sequence GTGCGCGTACTTCTGGTGGAAGACGACGAGCCGGTCGCCGAGTCGCTCCGGCGTGGGCTGCTGCGATACGGCTTCGAGGTGGAATGGGTGTCGACGGGCGGCGCGGCGCTCTCGTACGAGGAGCCGTACGACGTCGTGCTGCTCGACCTCGGCCTGCCCGACACCGACGGCCTCGACGTCTGCAAGTCGCTGCGGGACCGCAGTGCTGTGCCGATCATCGTGATCAGCGCGCGCAGCGACGAGACGGACCGGGTGGTCGGTCTGGAGCTGGGCGCCGACGACTACGTCTCCAAGCCCTTCGGCGTACGCGAGGTCATCGCCCGGATAAGGGCGGTGATGCGCCGCGTGCAGCCGCGCGCCGCCGACGCTCCCCCGGCCGGCCCCGACCGCTACGGCGACCGGCTCACCGTCGACCGCAAGGCCGCGCGCGTCCACCTGGACGGCACGGAGGTGGCGCTGGCCCCCAAGGAGTACGACCTGCTGGCCTTCCTCACCGAGGAGCCGGGCGCGCTGATGTCGCGCGAGCAGATCATGGAGGCCGTCTGGGACGCGAACTGGTTCGGCCCGACGAAGACGCTCGATGTGCATGTGGCGGCACTGCGGCGGAAGCTGGCGGGGGCGATCACGATCGAGGCGGTGCGGGGGGTGGGGTTCCGGCTCATCGTGAACGAGAGCGCGGGGGCGGGCGGCGCCGGCAGTGAGGGCTCCGGCGCGTCATGA
- a CDS encoding aspartate-semialdehyde dehydrogenase, giving the protein MAGSAKAVGPTLAVVGATGAVGTVMLQILSHRADIWGEIRLIASPRSAGRKLAVRGRQVEVVALSEEAFDGVDIALFDVPDEVAAHWAPIAVSKGAVVVDNSGTFRMHPEVPLVVPEVNPHAVRVRPRGIIANPNCTTLSMIVALGALHAEFGLRGLVASSYQAVSGAGRAGVETLRQQIALVAGTSLGTNPGDVRRAVGDNTGPFPEPVALNVVPWAGSLREDGWSSEEMKVRDESRKILGLPRLPVAVTCVRVPVVTAHSLTLHARFESEVTVAKAREILATAPGVVLYDDPGAGEFPTPADVVGTDPTWVGRVRRALDDPTALELFVCGDNLRKGAALNTAQIAELVAAESA; this is encoded by the coding sequence ATGGCCGGGTCCGCCAAGGCGGTCGGGCCGACGCTCGCGGTCGTGGGTGCGACCGGGGCCGTCGGCACGGTCATGCTCCAGATCCTGTCCCACCGCGCGGACATCTGGGGCGAGATCCGTCTGATCGCCTCCCCGCGCTCGGCCGGCCGCAAGCTGGCCGTGCGCGGGAGGCAGGTCGAGGTCGTGGCCCTGTCGGAGGAAGCCTTCGACGGGGTCGACATCGCCCTGTTCGACGTACCGGACGAGGTGGCGGCCCACTGGGCGCCGATCGCCGTGTCCAAGGGCGCGGTCGTGGTGGACAACTCGGGCACCTTCCGGATGCACCCGGAGGTGCCCCTCGTGGTCCCCGAGGTCAACCCGCACGCCGTACGCGTCCGGCCGCGCGGCATCATCGCCAACCCCAACTGCACGACCCTCTCGATGATCGTGGCGCTCGGCGCACTGCACGCCGAGTTCGGGCTACGCGGGCTGGTGGCCTCCTCGTACCAGGCCGTGAGCGGCGCGGGCCGGGCCGGCGTGGAGACCCTGCGGCAGCAGATCGCCCTCGTCGCCGGTACGTCACTGGGGACCAACCCCGGAGACGTACGGCGGGCCGTGGGCGACAACACCGGGCCGTTCCCGGAGCCGGTGGCGTTGAACGTCGTGCCGTGGGCGGGTTCGTTGCGCGAGGACGGCTGGTCCTCGGAGGAGATGAAGGTGCGGGACGAGTCCCGCAAGATCCTCGGACTGCCGCGGCTGCCGGTCGCCGTGACCTGCGTACGGGTGCCCGTGGTCACCGCCCACTCGCTCACGCTCCACGCCCGCTTCGAGAGCGAGGTCACGGTCGCCAAGGCGCGTGAGATCCTCGCCACGGCGCCGGGGGTCGTGCTCTACGACGACCCGGGCGCGGGGGAGTTCCCCACTCCCGCCGATGTGGTCGGCACCGACCCGACCTGGGTCGGGCGGGTACGCCGGGCCCTCGACGATCCGACGGCGCTCGAACTCTTCGTGTGCGGCGACAATCTGCGCAAGGGTGCGGCTTTGAACACCGCGCAGATCGCGGAGTTGGTGGCGGCGGAGTCGGCGTAG
- a CDS encoding SigE family RNA polymerase sigma factor: MPGAPGGMPVIAPMPAARSTRIPNQRDGADETTTAAGTTVDHLTETYRAHYRSLLGLAALLLDDTASCEDVVQEAFIRVHSARKRVRDPEKTLAYLRQTVVNLSRSALRRRILGLKLLSKPMPDMASAEEGAYDQLERDSLIKAMKGLQRRQREVLVLRYFADMTEAQVAETLGISLGSVKAYGSRGIAALRVAMEAPA; the protein is encoded by the coding sequence ATGCCCGGTGCGCCCGGCGGCATGCCGGTGATCGCCCCCATGCCCGCTGCGCGGTCCACCCGCATCCCGAACCAGCGCGACGGCGCCGATGAGACGACCACGGCCGCCGGCACGACGGTCGACCATCTCACCGAGACCTATCGCGCTCACTACCGTTCACTTCTCGGTCTCGCGGCGCTCCTCCTCGACGACACGGCCTCCTGCGAGGACGTCGTCCAGGAGGCGTTCATCCGCGTGCACTCGGCGCGCAAACGCGTCCGTGACCCTGAGAAGACGCTCGCCTATCTGCGCCAGACGGTCGTGAACCTCTCACGCTCCGCGCTGCGCCGCCGCATACTCGGCCTGAAGCTGCTGTCGAAGCCGATGCCGGACATGGCGAGCGCCGAAGAGGGCGCGTACGACCAGCTGGAGCGCGACTCGCTGATCAAGGCGATGAAGGGGCTCCAGCGCCGTCAGCGCGAGGTCCTGGTGCTGCGCTACTTCGCGGACATGACCGAGGCCCAGGTCGCCGAGACGCTCGGGATATCCCTGGGCTCGGTCAAGGCGTACGGCTCCCGCGGCATCGCGGCCCTGCGCGTCGCCATGGAGGCGCCGGCATGA
- a CDS encoding sensor histidine kinase — translation MIRQLLRSYVLLVAVAIALFTVPVAFTLTAQLRGDTVNSVGREAKTMAKLLGNGDEASCAALTRMAKAYDRDEITVQVTATNGCTAKGLDAPAQDSALTKALRDGKKTEDWGSDFIWGKHLVVTVPARAAGADEVVGAVRVVFSTDDLTTRLWTIWGFRAALAVLVLGAAAVIGVFVARRLTRPLLQLNEMASKLSDGDLTARSPVTGPQETQTLARTLNQAGERLDTLIASQRIFVADASHQLRTPLTALRLSLDNIADGTDDEFVREDVEQATAEVVRMSRLVNGLLVLARAEAKVTAAEPLTLRDVIQERLDVWRPAADERGVTITLRGSADGRLLVLASPGHLDQVLDNVLSNALEVSPDGGMITVRVDARGDEVELSLLDEGPGMSDAEKSRAFDRFWRGQGLTGKSGSGLGLAVVKQLVTDDGGTVTLRDAPGGGLCVALTLRAARHAGG, via the coding sequence ATGATCCGTCAGCTGCTCCGCAGTTACGTCCTCCTTGTCGCCGTCGCGATCGCGCTGTTCACCGTGCCGGTGGCGTTCACGCTGACCGCGCAGCTGCGGGGTGACACCGTCAACTCGGTCGGGCGCGAGGCCAAGACCATGGCCAAGCTGCTGGGCAACGGCGACGAAGCGTCCTGCGCGGCCCTGACCCGTATGGCCAAGGCGTACGACCGCGACGAGATCACGGTCCAGGTGACCGCCACCAACGGGTGCACGGCGAAAGGCCTGGACGCGCCCGCCCAGGACTCGGCGCTGACCAAGGCGCTGCGGGACGGCAAGAAGACAGAGGACTGGGGCTCGGACTTCATCTGGGGCAAGCACCTGGTGGTCACGGTCCCCGCCCGCGCGGCGGGGGCGGACGAGGTGGTCGGCGCCGTACGCGTCGTGTTCTCCACCGACGACCTCACCACCCGCCTCTGGACGATCTGGGGCTTCCGGGCCGCGCTGGCCGTCCTCGTCCTCGGGGCGGCGGCCGTCATCGGCGTCTTCGTGGCCCGCCGCCTCACCCGCCCCCTCCTCCAGCTCAACGAGATGGCGAGCAAGCTCAGCGACGGGGACCTGACGGCCCGTTCCCCCGTGACGGGCCCCCAGGAGACCCAGACCCTGGCCCGCACGCTGAACCAGGCCGGTGAGCGCCTGGACACCCTGATCGCCTCGCAGCGCATCTTCGTGGCCGACGCCTCGCACCAGCTCCGCACGCCGTTGACCGCTCTGCGGCTGTCCCTGGACAACATCGCGGACGGGACGGACGACGAGTTCGTACGGGAGGACGTGGAGCAGGCCACGGCCGAGGTGGTCCGGATGAGCCGCCTGGTCAACGGCCTGCTGGTGCTGGCGCGGGCCGAGGCGAAGGTGACGGCGGCGGAACCGCTGACGCTCCGGGACGTCATCCAGGAGCGGCTGGACGTGTGGAGGCCGGCCGCCGACGAGCGTGGAGTCACCATCACGCTCAGGGGGAGTGCCGACGGCCGGCTGCTTGTGCTGGCCAGTCCCGGTCATCTGGACCAGGTCCTGGACAACGTGCTCTCGAACGCTTTGGAGGTGTCGCCGGACGGCGGCATGATCACGGTTCGGGTGGACGCCCGGGGCGACGAGGTGGAGCTGTCGCTGCTGGACGAGGGGCCCGGCATGTCGGATGCCGAGAAGTCCCGCGCCTTCGACCGCTTCTGGCGCGGCCAGGGCCTCACCGGGAAGTCCGGTTCGGGCCTCGGGCTCGCCGTCGTCAAGCAACTGGTGACGGACGACGGCGGCACCGTGACCCTGCGGGACGCGCCCGGGGGCGGGTTGTGCGTGGCGCTCACGCTGCGTGCGGCGCGGCACGCGGGGGGCTGA
- a CDS encoding SURF1 family protein: protein MYRFLLTPRWWGINVFVLLAIPFCLFMGSWQLSRFEDRMADHRAATEQADPSKRPAARPLDELLPVDKETSGDPAIATGRYGEQLLVPERSLDGKRGFYVLTLLRTDDGKSLPVVRGWLPGDADADRAPAPPTGEVTVTGALQASETPGSNGVTAQGGLPAGQAGTISAAALVNLVPDKLYDAWITLDKADSGMKAVPATAPQDTGLDLKAFQNLGYTGEWFVFAGFVVFMWFRLLRREVEFVRDAELGLVPDENPAEGLAEDAAGQAGQARETEPAT from the coding sequence GTGTACCGGTTTCTGCTGACGCCCCGATGGTGGGGGATCAACGTCTTCGTGCTGCTCGCCATCCCCTTCTGCCTGTTCATGGGGTCCTGGCAGCTGAGCCGGTTCGAGGACCGGATGGCGGACCACCGGGCCGCGACCGAGCAGGCCGACCCGTCGAAGCGGCCGGCCGCGCGTCCGCTGGACGAGCTGCTGCCGGTGGACAAGGAGACCTCGGGCGATCCGGCGATCGCGACGGGACGGTACGGGGAGCAGTTGCTCGTGCCGGAGCGCAGTCTCGACGGCAAGCGCGGGTTCTACGTGCTGACGCTGCTGCGCACCGACGACGGCAAATCCCTGCCCGTCGTCCGGGGCTGGCTGCCCGGCGACGCCGACGCGGACCGGGCCCCGGCGCCGCCCACCGGCGAGGTCACCGTGACCGGCGCGCTGCAGGCCTCCGAGACCCCGGGGTCGAACGGCGTGACCGCGCAGGGCGGTCTCCCGGCCGGTCAGGCCGGGACGATCAGCGCGGCGGCGCTCGTGAACCTGGTGCCGGACAAGCTGTACGACGCCTGGATCACGCTGGACAAGGCCGACTCGGGGATGAAGGCCGTGCCCGCGACCGCGCCGCAGGACACGGGCCTGGACCTGAAGGCGTTCCAGAACCTGGGCTACACCGGGGAGTGGTTCGTCTTCGCCGGCTTCGTGGTGTTCATGTGGTTCCGGCTGCTGCGCCGCGAGGTGGAGTTCGTCCGGGACGCGGAGCTGGGCCTGGTCCCGGACGAGAATCCGGCGGAAGGTCTGGCGGAGGATGCGGCGGGCCAGGCGGGCCAGGCACGGGAAACGGAACCCGCCACCTAG
- a CDS encoding Uma2 family endonuclease, whose product MTPRTEHRPQMSVEEFEELERHAPETVWLEFINGRVVVKPMADGNHREMIAWLQRVCMQHRPDLWLHPESGLKTERYRKGRARADGVLVRVGGLKGQGEWSEADSALMAVEVTSYDSDTHQRDRIEKPDGYAAAGIPVYLLIDRDDGSVVVFNQPEGGRYRHEEKLPFGATVKLPDPVNITLDTEPLKEFVD is encoded by the coding sequence ATGACCCCCAGGACCGAGCACCGGCCACAGATGTCCGTCGAGGAGTTCGAGGAGCTGGAACGCCATGCCCCGGAGACCGTGTGGCTGGAGTTCATCAATGGAAGGGTCGTGGTCAAGCCCATGGCGGACGGCAACCATCGCGAGATGATCGCATGGCTGCAGCGGGTGTGCATGCAGCATCGCCCTGATCTTTGGCTGCACCCGGAGAGTGGCCTCAAGACGGAGCGTTACCGCAAGGGGCGCGCCCGTGCCGATGGGGTTCTTGTGCGTGTGGGCGGTCTCAAGGGGCAAGGCGAGTGGTCGGAGGCCGACAGCGCGCTGATGGCAGTGGAGGTCACGTCGTACGACTCCGATACGCACCAGCGTGACCGAATCGAGAAGCCCGACGGTTACGCCGCCGCAGGCATTCCCGTCTACCTCCTCATCGACCGTGACGACGGCTCGGTCGTGGTGTTCAACCAGCCGGAGGGCGGGCGGTACCGGCACGAGGAGAAGCTGCCCTTCGGAGCCACCGTCAAGCTCCCCGACCCGGTGAACATCACCCTCGACACCGAGCCCCTCAAGGAGTTCGTGGACTGA
- a CDS encoding helix-turn-helix domain-containing protein: MKRWRTKANVSREELAEAANYSPDTIKSMEQGVRMPTPRALDVADELCRAEGLLSAAKDYLQREKYPARAQDFMLREREAISRWSYEVALVPGLLQTEGYARTLIESRYPPLDEATVKERIAARLERQSILTERKPPVALSFVLYEAVLRSPQVNAEQLHRFLDAGRLRNVLLQVLPFERAISAALLGPMVVLETHDHERFVFTEGPFASELTADPEIVSRVTERLSMIRAQALSPAESARFIERMVDE, translated from the coding sequence ATGAAGCGCTGGCGCACGAAGGCGAACGTGAGTCGGGAGGAGCTGGCGGAGGCCGCGAACTACTCGCCGGACACGATCAAGTCGATGGAGCAGGGGGTGCGGATGCCGACCCCGAGAGCGCTCGATGTGGCGGACGAGTTGTGCAGGGCGGAGGGGTTGCTGAGTGCGGCCAAGGACTACTTGCAGAGGGAGAAGTACCCCGCGCGGGCGCAGGACTTCATGCTGCGTGAGAGGGAAGCGATCAGTCGGTGGTCGTACGAGGTGGCGTTGGTGCCGGGGTTGTTGCAGACGGAGGGGTACGCCAGGACCCTGATCGAGAGCCGCTATCCACCCCTGGACGAGGCGACGGTAAAGGAACGGATCGCGGCACGTCTGGAGAGGCAGAGCATTCTTACGGAGCGAAAGCCGCCGGTGGCCTTGAGCTTCGTGCTCTATGAGGCGGTGCTGCGCAGTCCCCAGGTGAACGCTGAGCAGCTGCACCGCTTCCTGGATGCGGGGCGCCTGCGGAACGTCCTGCTGCAGGTGCTGCCTTTCGAACGAGCCATCAGCGCGGCGCTCTTGGGGCCGATGGTGGTGCTGGAGACGCATGACCACGAGCGGTTCGTCTTCACGGAGGGCCCGTTCGCCAGCGAACTCACGGCCGACCCGGAGATTGTCAGCCGTGTGACCGAGCGACTTAGCATGATCCGCGCGCAGGCCCTCAGCCCCGCTGAATCGGCCCGTTTCATCGAGCGGATGGTGGATGAGTGA
- a CDS encoding DUF397 domain-containing protein, whose amino-acid sequence MKWFKSTYSDDEGGDCVEVAFSTAHLTVHVRDSKNPTGPTLTLAAPAWNAFISAGQPGA is encoded by the coding sequence ATGAAGTGGTTCAAGTCGACCTACAGCGACGACGAAGGGGGCGACTGCGTCGAAGTCGCCTTCTCCACCGCTCACTTGACGGTGCACGTCCGCGACTCCAAAAACCCAACCGGCCCCACCCTCACCCTCGCCGCCCCCGCCTGGAACGCCTTCATCTCCGCAGGTCAGCCCGGAGCTTGA